In Limisalsivibrio acetivorans, one genomic interval encodes:
- the extO gene encoding selenite/tellurite reduction operon b-type cytochrome iron-sulfur cluster-binding subunit ExtO has protein sequence MARILTTAMFLMILCTALFSISTAAEINKTVSPRVIDTEGKTCTACHDEHSIGGAHGSVSCEECHAPNSRHFARAADIAAGAPGCLNCHEEYKGMMNSTMHTRIPEQRFVLESYGRYDSGFFDKNCKNCHVTSCTDCHAPEDPHSIAEPQDDACHECHRDYYTGIEYRGLGIREDHERYQRGIEYKGGHYAAMLPDVHYEKGMKCGECHTMASLAGEDTEPKTCTDCHEPDMDVIEHSIKGHMEKMECWSCHSSWANQEYGTFWIRFNESDYSDFFRWVKRPNLDYAKSSHTKTYTPPPLAVGENGRYTMIRPEFIGFYTYIDHDRVREENVMVSNTFKTTFPHTTRRGTVMCDSCHGSDKRLMRQDEKDRIFLLDKDGLEISNFFDHEQFSLNGGRFINDGEYRTITNKDKEYKKLYIKKWKRVDRILNAQ, from the coding sequence ATGGCGAGGATATTGACTACGGCGATGTTCTTAATGATTCTGTGCACCGCCCTCTTCTCGATTAGCACGGCGGCGGAGATCAATAAAACGGTCTCTCCCAGGGTTATCGATACCGAAGGGAAAACCTGCACAGCATGCCACGATGAACACAGCATCGGCGGCGCCCATGGGAGTGTATCCTGTGAAGAGTGCCATGCACCAAATTCCAGACACTTCGCCAGAGCGGCAGATATTGCAGCAGGAGCACCCGGATGCCTCAACTGCCACGAGGAATACAAGGGGATGATGAACAGTACCATGCACACACGCATACCCGAACAGCGATTTGTCCTGGAATCCTACGGCAGATATGATTCCGGCTTTTTCGATAAGAACTGCAAAAACTGCCACGTAACCTCCTGCACGGACTGCCATGCACCCGAGGATCCCCACTCCATAGCAGAACCGCAGGATGATGCCTGCCACGAGTGCCACAGGGACTACTATACGGGCATCGAATACAGAGGTCTCGGCATAAGAGAGGACCACGAACGCTACCAGCGAGGTATCGAATATAAAGGTGGGCATTACGCCGCCATGCTACCAGATGTGCACTACGAAAAAGGGATGAAATGCGGCGAATGCCACACAATGGCCTCCCTCGCAGGGGAGGATACCGAACCGAAGACATGCACGGACTGCCACGAGCCGGATATGGACGTAATTGAACATTCCATCAAGGGGCATATGGAAAAGATGGAGTGCTGGAGCTGTCATTCATCATGGGCAAATCAGGAGTACGGAACGTTCTGGATACGCTTCAACGAGAGTGACTATTCCGACTTCTTCCGCTGGGTGAAACGCCCTAACCTTGATTACGCCAAGAGCAGCCATACAAAGACATATACCCCCCCGCCACTGGCTGTCGGTGAAAACGGAAGATACACCATGATAAGGCCGGAGTTCATAGGCTTTTACACATACATAGACCACGACCGTGTACGTGAGGAGAACGTTATGGTGTCAAACACCTTCAAGACGACATTCCCCCACACCACCCGCCGGGGTACGGTTATGTGCGATTCCTGCCACGGCAGCGACAAAAGGCTCATGCGCCAGGATGAAAAGGACAGGATCTTCCTCCTCGACAAGGACGGTCTTGAGATAAGCAACTTCTTCGATCATGAGCAGTTCAGCCTTAACGGCGGAAGGTTCATAAACGATGGAGAGTACCGGACAATCACAAACAAGGATAAGGAGTACAAAAAACTCTATATAAAGAAATGGAAACGGGTAGACAGGATCCTCAATGCTCAGTGA